TGGTTGCCCGGCGTGTCTGCATGTAGGCGTCGACCGTGCGCTGCAAAGCGACGTGCTGGCGGTCCCGCATGCTTGCGTCCAGATCTACGCTCAGTGCGCTGGTCCAGCCAGGCAGCGACCGGTCGGTGGCCAGACGGAATCGCTCGAGTCCGTTGCCACCGAGCACGGGCGGCCGGTGCGCGGCGTACTTGCCCCGGCCGCGGCCCATCCCCGATCCACCGAGCACGAAAGCAGGCAGCTCTACCCGGCCCGCAGCCCCTGCTTGCGCGAAACGATCGCGCAGGCCGTAGTTGATCATGGTAAACAGCCCCGCCGGTCCGTTGACATGACCCGTGTACCAGCGCTCGAGTGCCGTGGTGTGGTTGCCGTCCGCGCTGCCGGCGAGCGGCTCGTGATCGACGCAGGGGATTACACTGAGCTGGTTTGTGATCTCGGACACCGGTTTGACACCCAACGCGCGCAGGGCTTCGCCCGCTTGCTCGGTCAGGTAGGGGGCCTGCTCGAGCAGCCGGCCCGGGCCCCATTCGGTACCGGGAGCAGGCGACTGCATGGCACCAAACGGATTGAACCGACCATCGACCCGTGCGTTGAAAGCGACCTGAAAGCGAAACCCTCCGGAGAGACGGATGTACAACAGGTGCTTGAGCCGGCCTCGCATGGAGCTCTGCGCATACAGCGATCGTGGAATCCACACGTGAGGCGCAGCGGCGACCCCGGCAAGACTGCGGGCGGCGGTTGCGAGCAGCCAGCGACGCCCCCTGCGGACGCCAGGCCGCTCGCCGTCGCTTGCGTTCGCGCGTAAGTCCCTGGTTGGTGCACGGCTCATGGTCTTTGGCATCAATAGAAAAGCATCTCGCCGCTCGAAAGAAGCGCATAGCAAACCGGACGCGCGTACATCTCCGCGGTGCAGGGCTTGGGCAGGCAGGCGTCGGCCCCGGCCCTTGCCCAGGCCAGCTCGTGGGGCGCGGCCGGGCGCCCGAAAAACAGCTCGAGCTGGTGGCTGAAGATGCGCTCGCTTGTAGCGGCGTCGAGAGCAGACTGGGGCTCGATCCCGGCCGGCAACAACCTGGTCAGCTCGGCGCCCTGCTCTGCGGCGCCCTGCTCTGCGGCGCCCTGCTCCGGGACCAACAGGGGATCGCACACCTGTTCTACGAAACTCTCCTGGATCGCCGTGGTCAGGATGCTGATCGTCTT
This genomic window from Pseudomonadota bacterium contains:
- a CDS encoding DUF1501 domain-containing protein → MSRAPTRDLRANASDGERPGVRRGRRWLLATAARSLAGVAAAPHVWIPRSLYAQSSMRGRLKHLLYIRLSGGFRFQVAFNARVDGRFNPFGAMQSPAPGTEWGPGRLLEQAPYLTEQAGEALRALGVKPVSEITNQLSVIPCVDHEPLAGSADGNHTTALERWYTGHVNGPAGLFTMINYGLRDRFAQAGAAGRVELPAFVLGGSGMGRGRGKYAAHRPPVLGGNGLERFRLATDRSLPGWTSALSVDLDASMRDRQHVALQRTVDAYMQTRRATKAYAEIFASELLRVRARSTQVVDNVSNRQLEEVFGDSGAARGVRLALRLFHFGSPAIYLDQGGYDMHSGERERLPERMVELNRLLSGLEWALKTMDHPAGGRYWEHTLVVLGSEFSRTARGSPFNSAEGSDHGGDLATRWMSMPFMGGAIGRPGRSLGATRPSDLEASGKIYSYRSVLKTLMDLLGCDHSEFFPADAPFDDLWL